The following proteins come from a genomic window of Micromonospora zamorensis:
- the radA gene encoding DNA repair protein RadA, with translation MTTSRSTPSRGGTAGAARGRSAAREPRPAYQCDACGHQPPKWVGRCPECGEWGAVVESTVTGPTVSGRVVSSRMPTEPARPIATISAAPARAVPTGVSELDRVLGGGLVPGAVVLLAGEPGVGKSTLLLDVAQHWAVGAGSPSLVVSGEESVSQVRLRAERMGTLHEQLYLAAESDLASVLGHLDAVKPGLLVLDSVQTISTTGTEGVPGGVTQVRAVTAALVSVAKERGIATVLVGHVTKDGQVAGPRVLEHLVDVVLHFEGDKHSSLRLVRGVKNRFGAADEVGCFEMHEGGISSLADPSGLFLTRYAEPVPGTCVTVAMEGRRALVTEVQALIGATVAGSPRRTVSGLDSARLAMVLAVLQRRTERLTLHDREVFAATVGGIRVVEPAADLAVALAVASGGLNLAIAPHLVAIGEVGLTGEVRRVGAVPRRLAEAARLGFKVALVPTGCGPASTGAGPEHMRVTEVTDVRSALHHAARASAE, from the coding sequence GTGACCACCTCCCGATCGACCCCTTCGCGCGGCGGCACCGCCGGTGCCGCCCGTGGCCGGTCCGCCGCCCGCGAGCCGCGTCCGGCCTACCAGTGCGACGCGTGCGGGCACCAGCCACCCAAGTGGGTGGGGCGCTGCCCGGAGTGCGGCGAGTGGGGCGCGGTGGTCGAGAGCACGGTGACCGGCCCGACCGTCTCCGGTCGCGTGGTCAGCTCCCGGATGCCGACCGAGCCGGCCCGGCCGATCGCCACCATCAGCGCCGCTCCGGCCCGCGCCGTGCCCACCGGGGTGAGCGAGCTCGACCGGGTGCTCGGCGGCGGCCTGGTCCCCGGTGCCGTGGTGCTGCTCGCCGGCGAGCCCGGTGTCGGCAAGTCGACCCTCCTGCTCGATGTGGCGCAGCATTGGGCGGTCGGTGCCGGCAGCCCCTCACTGGTGGTCAGTGGCGAAGAGTCGGTCAGCCAGGTGCGCCTGCGCGCCGAACGGATGGGCACCCTGCACGAGCAGCTCTACCTCGCTGCGGAGAGCGACCTGGCGTCGGTGCTCGGTCACCTCGACGCGGTCAAGCCGGGCCTGTTGGTGCTCGACTCGGTGCAGACCATCTCGACCACCGGCACCGAGGGCGTGCCCGGTGGTGTGACCCAGGTGCGCGCGGTGACCGCCGCGCTGGTCTCGGTCGCCAAGGAGCGGGGCATCGCCACCGTGCTGGTCGGGCACGTCACCAAGGACGGCCAGGTGGCCGGGCCCCGGGTGCTGGAGCACCTGGTCGACGTCGTGCTGCACTTCGAGGGCGACAAGCACTCGTCGCTCCGCCTGGTGCGCGGCGTGAAGAACCGGTTCGGCGCGGCCGACGAGGTCGGCTGCTTCGAGATGCACGAGGGTGGCATCAGCAGCCTGGCCGACCCGTCCGGGCTGTTCCTGACCCGCTACGCGGAGCCGGTCCCGGGCACCTGTGTGACAGTGGCCATGGAGGGGCGGCGGGCCCTGGTCACCGAGGTCCAGGCCCTGATCGGCGCAACGGTGGCCGGCTCACCCCGACGCACCGTCTCCGGCCTCGACTCGGCGCGTCTGGCGATGGTGCTCGCGGTGCTGCAACGACGCACCGAGCGGCTGACCCTGCACGACCGGGAGGTCTTCGCCGCCACTGTGGGCGGGATCCGGGTGGTGGAGCCGGCAGCCGACCTGGCGGTCGCGTTGGCGGTCGCCTCCGGCGGGCTCAACCTGGCCATCGCGCCGCACCTGGTGGCGATCGGTGAGGTGGGGCTGACCGGCGAGGTGCGCCGCGTCGGGGCGGTGCCGCGCCGGCTGGCCGAAGCGGCCCGGCTGGGGTTCAAGGTGGCCCTGGTGCCGACCGGTTGCGGGCCGGCCAGCACCGGCGCCGGCCCCGAGCACATGCGGGTGACCGAGGTCACGGACGTCCGTTCGGCACTGCACCATGCGGCCCGCGCGTCCGCCGAGTGA
- the disA gene encoding DNA integrity scanning diadenylate cyclase DisA, producing the protein MPIDRETTKPAGAPPQARTGAVGSPARPISVSVTAGAAGSAGDPLRANLALMAPGTALRDGLERILRGRTGALIVLGYDKVVEGLCTGGFPLDVEFSATRVRELCKMDGAVVLSSDGTRIVRAAVHLMPDPSIPTEESGTRHRTAERVARQTGYPVISVSQSMRIISLYVNGQRHVLDDSAAILSRANQALATLERYKLRLDEVSGTLSALEIEDLVTVRDAVAVVQRLEMVRRIADEIAGYVVELGTDGRLLALQLDELMAGVDADRTLVIRDYLPIGRKSRTLDEALVELDLLGATELIDLVAVAKAIGYPAASDALDAAVSPRGFRLLAKVPRLPVAVVDRLVVHFGSLQRLLGATVEDLQAVEGVGDARARGVREGLSRLAEASILERYV; encoded by the coding sequence GTGCCGATCGACCGCGAAACCACCAAGCCAGCCGGCGCGCCGCCCCAGGCCCGCACCGGCGCCGTGGGCTCGCCCGCCCGCCCGATCAGCGTGAGCGTGACCGCGGGAGCCGCCGGGAGCGCCGGGGACCCATTGCGGGCCAACCTCGCCCTGATGGCCCCGGGCACCGCCCTACGCGACGGTCTGGAGCGCATCCTGCGCGGCCGCACCGGCGCGCTCATCGTGCTCGGCTACGACAAGGTCGTCGAGGGCCTGTGCACCGGAGGCTTCCCGCTGGACGTGGAGTTCTCCGCGACGCGCGTCCGGGAGCTGTGCAAGATGGACGGCGCCGTCGTGCTCTCCAGCGACGGCACCAGGATCGTCCGGGCGGCCGTGCACCTGATGCCCGATCCGTCCATCCCGACCGAAGAGTCCGGCACCCGGCACCGCACCGCCGAGCGGGTGGCCCGGCAGACCGGCTACCCGGTCATCTCGGTCAGCCAGTCGATGCGGATCATCAGCCTCTACGTCAACGGCCAGCGGCACGTGCTCGACGACTCGGCCGCCATCCTCTCCCGGGCCAACCAGGCGCTCGCCACCCTGGAGCGCTACAAGCTCCGGCTGGACGAGGTCTCCGGCACGCTCTCCGCACTGGAGATCGAGGACCTGGTCACCGTACGGGACGCGGTGGCCGTGGTGCAGCGACTGGAGATGGTTCGCCGGATCGCCGACGAGATCGCCGGCTATGTGGTCGAGCTGGGCACCGACGGCCGCCTGCTCGCCCTGCAACTCGACGAGCTGATGGCCGGCGTGGACGCCGACCGCACGCTGGTCATCCGGGACTACCTCCCGATCGGCCGCAAGTCGCGCACCCTGGACGAGGCACTCGTCGAGCTGGACCTGCTCGGCGCCACCGAGCTGATCGACCTGGTGGCGGTGGCCAAGGCGATCGGCTACCCGGCCGCGTCCGACGCGCTGGACGCCGCGGTCAGCCCTCGCGGCTTCCGGCTGCTGGCCAAGGTGCCCCGGCTGCCGGTCGCGGTGGTCGACCGCCTGGTGGTGCACTTCGGCAGCCTCCAGCGACTGCTGGGCGCGACAGTGGAGGACCTGCAGGCCGTCGAGGGCGTCGGCGACGCAAGGGCCCGAGGCGTCCGTGAGGGGCTGTCCCGGCTCGCCGAGGCATCCATCCTGGAACGGTACGTCTGA
- a CDS encoding peptide deformylase produces MSGEENGPDVEAYFGLGDWTPESLVVPGEVRPVVSAPHPVLSRAAEGVDPTAKETVQLAADLVATMRVSPGCVGLAAPQVGVGARVFAVDVTGHPKAVTVHGTFVLCNARVVEATRWKPGREGCMSVPDLTGDVKRASRLVVEGDLPGTGEPVRLVTDGFEARALQHEIDHCAGLLFLDRVAGAHAVYQRKVYL; encoded by the coding sequence GTGAGCGGCGAGGAGAACGGGCCGGACGTCGAGGCGTATTTCGGTCTGGGCGACTGGACACCCGAGTCGCTGGTCGTGCCCGGTGAGGTGCGGCCGGTTGTGTCGGCCCCCCATCCGGTGTTGAGTCGGGCCGCCGAGGGGGTCGATCCGACCGCGAAGGAGACCGTCCAGCTCGCGGCCGACCTGGTGGCGACGATGCGGGTGTCGCCGGGCTGCGTCGGGCTGGCCGCGCCGCAGGTCGGGGTGGGTGCGCGCGTCTTCGCCGTCGATGTGACCGGGCACCCGAAGGCGGTTACGGTCCATGGCACCTTCGTGCTCTGCAACGCCCGGGTGGTTGAGGCGACGCGGTGGAAGCCCGGACGGGAGGGGTGCATGTCGGTGCCGGACCTGACGGGGGATGTGAAGCGGGCCAGCCGGCTGGTGGTGGAGGGTGACCTGCCGGGCACCGGTGAGCCGGTCCGGTTGGTGACTGACGGCTTCGAGGCTCGGGCGTTGCAGCACGAGATTGACCACTGCGCGGGGTTGCTCTTCCTGGATCGGGTGGCCGGTGCGCACGCCGTCTACCAGCGCAAGGTCTACCTCTGA
- a CDS encoding glycine cleavage system protein R, which produces MNELAITVIGRDRPGIVADVAEVLARLGANLTDSTMTRLRGHFAMTLICTGPASAEVEAALAPLAAEGQLLATVRAVTPDGEVPAAGEPYVMAVHGSDRMGIVAAMTRVLVDAGGNVTDLSTRLAGSLYVVLAEVELPAGVADTLIDRLHRTAAELGVEVTLRPADPDLL; this is translated from the coding sequence ATGAACGAGCTCGCGATCACCGTCATCGGTAGGGACCGGCCGGGCATCGTGGCCGACGTCGCCGAGGTCCTCGCCCGACTGGGTGCGAACCTCACCGACAGCACGATGACGCGCCTGCGGGGGCATTTCGCGATGACCCTGATCTGCACCGGGCCGGCCTCCGCCGAGGTCGAGGCCGCGTTGGCGCCGCTGGCCGCCGAGGGGCAACTGCTGGCGACGGTACGCGCGGTCACGCCGGACGGCGAGGTGCCTGCGGCGGGTGAGCCGTACGTGATGGCGGTGCACGGTTCGGACCGGATGGGCATCGTCGCGGCGATGACCCGGGTGCTGGTCGACGCTGGCGGAAACGTCACCGACCTGAGTACGCGGTTGGCCGGGTCGCTCTACGTGGTGCTGGCCGAGGTCGAGTTGCCGGCTGGTGTGGCCGACACACTGATCGACCGGTTGCACCGGACGGCTGCCGAGCTGGGCGTGGAGGTCACCCTCCGGCCGGCGGACCCGGATCTGTTGTGA
- a CDS encoding A/G-specific adenine glycosylase, protein MTQPDFATLVSRWFQQHARDLPWRAPGVTPWAILVSEVMLQQTPVVRVVPAWQAWLARWPDPAALAADTPAEAIRMWGRLGYPRRAVRLRECAIAIVDRHGGQVPDRLEQLLALPGVGTYTARAVATFAYGQRHPVVDTNVRRVVCRAVAGEPDAGPVTRPADLVATEELLPVEPAAAALASAAFMELGAVICTARSPRCPACPVESVCAWRASGQEAPAGPTRRPQRYAGTDRQVRGLLLGVLRETTGPVPHQRLDQVWTDDVQRARALAGLVQDGLVEAAGADSFRLVGDGPSHPTADLTT, encoded by the coding sequence ATGACTCAACCCGATTTCGCCACCCTGGTCAGTCGGTGGTTCCAGCAACACGCCCGTGACCTGCCGTGGCGTGCGCCCGGGGTCACTCCCTGGGCCATCCTGGTCAGCGAGGTCATGCTCCAGCAGACCCCCGTGGTCCGGGTGGTGCCGGCCTGGCAGGCATGGCTGGCCCGCTGGCCGGACCCGGCGGCGCTGGCCGCGGACACCCCGGCCGAGGCGATCCGGATGTGGGGACGTCTCGGCTACCCCCGTCGGGCGGTGCGGCTGCGGGAGTGCGCGATCGCGATCGTGGACCGGCACGGCGGCCAGGTGCCGGACCGGTTGGAGCAACTGCTGGCACTGCCCGGGGTCGGCACCTACACGGCGCGGGCAGTGGCCACCTTCGCGTACGGGCAGCGGCACCCGGTGGTCGACACCAACGTGCGCCGGGTGGTCTGCCGGGCGGTGGCCGGCGAGCCGGACGCCGGACCGGTCACCCGGCCAGCCGACCTGGTCGCCACCGAAGAGCTGCTCCCGGTGGAACCGGCCGCGGCGGCACTCGCCAGCGCCGCGTTCATGGAACTGGGCGCGGTGATCTGCACAGCCCGGTCACCACGCTGTCCCGCCTGCCCGGTCGAGTCGGTCTGCGCCTGGCGGGCCTCCGGCCAGGAGGCGCCAGCAGGGCCAACCCGGCGACCCCAGCGGTACGCGGGCACCGACCGACAGGTACGCGGTCTCCTGCTCGGGGTGCTCCGGGAGACCACCGGGCCGGTCCCACACCAGCGCTTGGACCAGGTCTGGACCGATGACGTCCAACGTGCCCGAGCCCTGGCCGGCCTGGTGCAGGACGGGCTGGTCGAAGCGGCCGGAGCCGACAGCTTCCGCCTCGTCGGCGACGGCCCGTCCCACCCGACAGCCGACCTGACCACCTGA
- a CDS encoding ATP-dependent Clp protease ATP-binding subunit, whose amino-acid sequence MFERFTDRARRVVVLAQEEARMLNHNYIGTEHILLGLIHEGEGVAAKALESLGISLEGVRQQVEEIIGQGQQAPSGHIPFTPRAKKVLELSLREALQLGHNYIGTEHILLGLIREGEGVAAQVLVKLGADLNRVRQQVIQLLSGYQGKEPAAAGATPGEAAPSTSLVLDQFGRNLTQAAREGKLDPVIGREKEIERVMQVLSRRTKNNPVLIGEPGVGKTAVVEGLSQKIIKGEVPETLKDKQLYTLDLGALVAGSRYRGDFEERLKKVLKEIRTRGDIILFIDEIHTLVGAGAAEGAIDAASILKPMLARGELQTIGATTLDEYRKHLEKDAALERRFQPIQVGEPSLAHTIEILKGLRDRYEAHHRVSITDAALVAAATLADRYISDRFLPDKAIDLIDEAGARMRIRRMTAPPDLRDFDERIAQVRRDKESAIDAQDFERAAQLRDKEKQLLGQKAQREKEWKAGDLDVVSEVDDEQIAEVLGNWTGIPVYKLTEEETSRLLRMEDELHKRVIGQEDAVKAVSKAIRRTRAGLKDPKRPSGSFIFAGPSGVGKTELSKALAEFLFGSEDSLIQLDMSEFHDRYTVSRLVGAPPGYVGYDEGGQLTEKVRRRPFSVVLFDEIEKAHPDVFNTLLQILEDGRLTDGQGRIVDFKNTVIILTTNLGTRDVAKAVSLGFQQSEDSESNYDRMKQKVNDELKQHFRPEFLNRIDDTIVFHQLRQTEILSIVDIMIQRIEGQLRNKDMGLELTDNAKKYLAAKGFDPVLGARPLRRTIQRDIEDNLSERILFNELTPGQIVVVDCEGDPNDIDKSKLVFRGAEKPVEVPDAVPADLGGTAAGTAAAATDEVA is encoded by the coding sequence ATGTTCGAGCGGTTCACCGACCGAGCGCGACGGGTTGTCGTCCTGGCCCAAGAAGAGGCCCGGATGCTCAACCACAACTACATCGGTACGGAACACATCCTGCTGGGCCTGATCCACGAAGGTGAAGGCGTCGCGGCAAAGGCCCTGGAGAGCCTCGGCATCTCCCTGGAGGGCGTCCGCCAGCAGGTCGAGGAGATCATCGGCCAGGGCCAGCAGGCGCCGAGCGGGCACATCCCGTTCACGCCGCGGGCCAAGAAGGTGCTGGAGCTGTCGCTGCGCGAGGCGCTGCAGCTCGGCCACAACTACATCGGCACGGAGCACATCCTGCTCGGGCTGATCCGTGAGGGCGAGGGCGTTGCCGCCCAGGTGCTGGTCAAGCTCGGCGCCGACCTCAACCGGGTCCGCCAGCAGGTGATCCAGCTGCTTTCCGGCTACCAGGGCAAGGAGCCTGCCGCGGCGGGCGCCACGCCGGGTGAGGCCGCGCCGTCGACCAGCCTCGTGCTGGACCAGTTCGGCCGCAACCTGACTCAGGCCGCCCGCGAGGGCAAGCTCGACCCGGTCATCGGGCGCGAGAAGGAAATCGAGCGGGTCATGCAGGTGCTCTCCCGCCGTACCAAGAACAACCCGGTCCTGATCGGTGAGCCCGGCGTCGGTAAGACCGCCGTGGTGGAGGGGCTTTCCCAGAAGATCATCAAGGGCGAGGTGCCCGAGACTCTGAAGGACAAGCAGCTCTACACGCTCGACCTGGGTGCGCTCGTCGCGGGTTCCCGCTACCGCGGTGACTTCGAGGAGCGCCTCAAGAAGGTGCTCAAGGAGATCCGCACCCGCGGCGACATCATCCTGTTCATCGACGAGATCCACACCCTGGTGGGTGCGGGTGCCGCCGAGGGCGCGATCGACGCCGCGAGCATCCTCAAGCCGATGCTGGCCCGTGGCGAGCTGCAGACCATCGGTGCCACCACCCTCGACGAATACCGCAAGCACCTGGAGAAGGACGCCGCTCTCGAGCGCCGCTTCCAGCCGATCCAGGTGGGTGAGCCGTCGCTGGCGCACACCATCGAGATCCTCAAGGGCCTGCGTGACCGCTACGAGGCCCACCACCGGGTGAGCATCACCGACGCCGCTCTCGTGGCTGCGGCGACGCTGGCCGACCGGTACATCTCCGACCGCTTCCTGCCGGACAAGGCGATCGACCTGATCGACGAGGCCGGTGCCCGGATGCGGATCCGTCGGATGACCGCGCCGCCAGACCTGCGTGACTTCGACGAGCGCATCGCCCAGGTGCGCCGCGACAAGGAGTCCGCGATCGACGCTCAGGACTTCGAGCGCGCCGCTCAGCTGCGTGACAAGGAGAAGCAGCTCCTTGGTCAGAAGGCTCAGCGGGAGAAGGAGTGGAAGGCCGGTGACCTGGACGTCGTCAGCGAGGTTGACGACGAGCAGATCGCCGAGGTTCTCGGCAACTGGACCGGCATCCCGGTCTACAAGCTGACCGAGGAGGAGACCTCACGCCTGCTGCGCATGGAGGACGAGCTGCACAAGCGCGTCATCGGCCAGGAGGACGCGGTCAAGGCGGTCTCGAAGGCGATCCGGCGTACCCGGGCCGGCCTGAAGGACCCGAAGCGCCCGTCGGGCTCGTTCATCTTCGCCGGTCCGTCCGGTGTCGGTAAGACCGAGCTGTCCAAGGCGCTCGCCGAGTTCCTCTTCGGCAGCGAGGATTCCCTCATCCAGCTGGACATGTCCGAGTTCCACGACCGCTACACGGTCTCCCGGCTCGTGGGTGCCCCTCCCGGCTACGTCGGTTACGACGAGGGCGGGCAGCTGACCGAGAAGGTGCGGCGTCGGCCGTTCTCGGTGGTCCTCTTCGACGAGATCGAGAAGGCCCACCCGGACGTGTTCAACACGCTCCTGCAGATCCTGGAGGACGGTCGGCTCACCGACGGTCAGGGTCGGATCGTGGACTTCAAGAACACGGTCATCATCCTGACCACCAACCTGGGCACCCGTGACGTCGCCAAGGCGGTGTCGCTGGGCTTCCAGCAGTCGGAGGACTCCGAGTCCAACTACGACCGGATGAAGCAGAAGGTCAACGACGAGCTCAAGCAGCACTTCCGGCCTGAGTTCCTCAACCGGATCGACGACACCATCGTCTTCCACCAGCTGCGTCAGACCGAGATCCTCTCGATCGTGGACATCATGATCCAGCGGATCGAGGGCCAGCTGCGCAACAAGGACATGGGTCTGGAGCTGACCGACAACGCCAAGAAGTACCTGGCGGCGAAGGGCTTCGACCCGGTGCTCGGTGCACGTCCGCTTCGTCGCACGATCCAGCGCGACATCGAGGACAACCTCTCCGAGCGGATCCTGTTCAACGAGCTGACCCCGGGTCAGATCGTCGTGGTGGACTGCGAGGGCGACCCGAACGACATCGACAAGTCCAAGCTCGTCTTCCGGGGTGCCGAGAAGCCGGTCGAGGTTCCGGACGCCGTTCCGGCCGACCTCGGTGGCACGGCCGCCGGCACCGCGGCAGCGGCGACGGACGAGGTGGCGTAA
- a CDS encoding histone-like nucleoid-structuring protein Lsr2 produces MAKQIIHKLVDDLDGGDADETVKFALDGVQYEIDLSKANAAKLRDAFAAYVGAGTKVGRGGVVIGGRAARGRGGATADREQNKAIREWAKKSGKDISDRGRIPQEIVDEYHAKR; encoded by the coding sequence GTGGCCAAGCAGATCATTCACAAGCTGGTCGATGACCTGGACGGCGGGGACGCTGACGAGACCGTCAAGTTCGCCCTCGACGGCGTTCAGTACGAGATCGACCTGTCGAAGGCCAACGCCGCTAAATTGCGCGACGCTTTTGCCGCGTACGTGGGCGCTGGCACCAAGGTCGGTCGCGGCGGCGTCGTGATCGGTGGGCGTGCCGCCCGCGGTCGGGGTGGCGCGACCGCCGATCGGGAGCAGAACAAGGCGATCCGGGAGTGGGCCAAGAAGTCCGGCAAGGACATCTCGGACCGGGGTCGTATCCCGCAGGAGATCGTCGACGAGTACCACGCGAAGCGCTGA
- the lysS gene encoding lysine--tRNA ligase has translation MSEQNPVPVDPADDLPEQMKVRREKRDRMLAEGVEPYPVGFSRTTTLAQVRARYADLPTDTATGDQVAVTGRVIFVRNTGKLCFATLRDGDGTELQAMLSLDRVGPERLEAWKRLIDLGDHVGVTGEVITSRRGELSVLAQEWEMTAKALRPLPVAHKALSEEARVRQRYVDLIVRPQAREMVRTRAAAVRSLRDSLHGQGFIEVETPMLQLLHGGAAARPFVTHSNALNTDLYLRIAPELFLKRAVVGGVDRVFEINRNFRNEGVDSSHSPEFAMLETYQAYGDYNTMAELTRNLVQQAAIAVSGSMVVTHADGREFDLGGEWRSVTLFGVLSEALGEEVTVRTDRSRLVEYADKVGLAVDPKWGPGKLAEELFEELVVPGLVAPTFVRDYPEETSPLTRAHRSEPGLAEKWDLYVLGFELGTAYSELVDPVVQRERLVAQAQLAARGDDEAMRLDEDFLRAMEYGMPPAGGMGMGIDRMLMALTGLGIRETILFPLVRPE, from the coding sequence GTGAGCGAGCAGAACCCCGTGCCAGTGGACCCCGCAGACGACCTTCCCGAGCAGATGAAGGTCCGCCGGGAGAAGCGGGACCGGATGCTCGCCGAGGGCGTCGAGCCCTACCCGGTCGGTTTCTCCCGCACGACCACGCTGGCGCAGGTCCGGGCGCGCTACGCCGACCTGCCAACCGACACCGCGACCGGTGACCAGGTCGCGGTCACCGGCCGGGTGATCTTCGTACGCAACACGGGCAAGCTCTGCTTCGCGACCCTCCGGGACGGCGACGGCACCGAGTTGCAGGCGATGCTCTCGCTGGACCGGGTCGGCCCGGAGCGACTGGAGGCCTGGAAGCGCCTGATCGACCTCGGCGATCACGTCGGCGTCACCGGTGAGGTGATCACCAGCCGCCGGGGTGAGTTGTCGGTGCTGGCGCAGGAATGGGAGATGACCGCGAAGGCGCTGCGTCCGCTGCCGGTGGCGCACAAGGCGCTCTCCGAGGAGGCGCGCGTCCGGCAGCGTTACGTCGACCTGATCGTCCGGCCGCAGGCGCGGGAGATGGTTCGCACCCGGGCCGCCGCCGTACGTAGTCTGCGCGATTCACTGCACGGGCAGGGCTTCATCGAGGTGGAAACACCGATGTTGCAACTGCTGCATGGTGGCGCGGCGGCCCGACCGTTCGTGACCCACAGCAATGCGTTGAACACCGATCTGTATCTGCGAATCGCGCCGGAACTGTTTCTCAAGCGCGCTGTGGTCGGTGGCGTCGACCGCGTCTTCGAGATCAACCGCAACTTCCGTAATGAGGGTGTCGACTCTTCGCACTCGCCGGAGTTCGCGATGCTGGAGACGTACCAGGCCTACGGCGACTACAACACGATGGCCGAGTTGACCCGCAATCTCGTGCAACAGGCGGCGATCGCGGTCAGCGGCTCGATGGTGGTGACCCACGCCGACGGTCGGGAGTTCGACCTGGGCGGCGAGTGGCGATCCGTGACGCTGTTCGGCGTGCTTTCCGAAGCGCTGGGCGAGGAGGTCACGGTCCGCACCGATCGTTCCCGCCTCGTCGAGTACGCGGACAAGGTGGGATTGGCCGTGGACCCCAAGTGGGGGCCGGGCAAGCTGGCCGAGGAACTGTTCGAGGAGCTGGTCGTCCCCGGCCTTGTGGCGCCCACCTTCGTGCGCGACTACCCGGAGGAGACCAGCCCGCTCACCCGGGCCCACCGCAGCGAGCCGGGTCTGGCCGAGAAGTGGGACCTCTACGTGCTCGGCTTCGAGCTGGGCACTGCGTACTCCGAGCTGGTCGACCCGGTGGTGCAGCGCGAGCGGCTGGTGGCCCAGGCGCAGCTGGCCGCGCGGGGCGACGACGAGGCGATGCGTCTCGACGAGGACTTTCTCCGTGCGATGGAGTATGGAATGCCGCCGGCCGGCGGCATGGGAATGGGAATCGACCGGATGTTGATGGCCCTGACGGGGCTCGGAATTCGGGAAACGATCCTCTTCCCGTTGGTCCGCCCCGAGTAG
- a CDS encoding class I SAM-dependent methyltransferase, with product MADHTQALSFGAAAADYDRFRPRYPEPAVRWALDGLGSSARIVDLGAGTGILTRGVLALGHEVTPVEPDPAMRAQLAAATPGLTALAGGAESVPLPDEVADTVVVGQAYHWFDRELAHIEIARVLRPGGTFAPIWNMRDDRVDWVAELGRIAHLGDNAGNVIERYTEFGPAFEPIELGEFNHHTTLTPDDIVAMLHTRSYWLTAPAERRATIDQELRELLATHPELAGRETVELPYRTMVLRARRR from the coding sequence ATGGCGGATCACACCCAGGCTCTCTCATTCGGTGCGGCGGCAGCCGACTACGACCGCTTTCGTCCCCGTTATCCGGAACCGGCAGTGCGGTGGGCACTGGACGGGTTGGGGAGTTCCGCCCGCATCGTCGACCTGGGCGCGGGCACCGGCATCCTCACGCGCGGCGTGCTCGCCCTGGGCCACGAGGTGACACCCGTGGAGCCGGACCCCGCCATGCGCGCCCAACTGGCAGCCGCCACCCCCGGACTCACGGCGTTGGCCGGTGGCGCGGAGTCGGTGCCCCTGCCCGACGAGGTCGCGGACACCGTGGTGGTGGGGCAGGCGTACCACTGGTTCGACCGGGAGCTGGCGCACATCGAGATCGCCCGGGTGCTGCGGCCCGGCGGGACGTTCGCCCCGATCTGGAACATGCGCGACGATCGGGTGGACTGGGTCGCCGAGCTGGGCCGGATCGCACACCTGGGGGACAACGCCGGCAACGTGATCGAGAGGTACACCGAGTTCGGCCCCGCGTTCGAGCCGATCGAGCTGGGCGAGTTCAACCACCACACCACGCTCACACCGGACGACATCGTCGCGATGCTGCACACCCGCTCATACTGGCTCACCGCCCCGGCCGAGCGGCGGGCGACGATCGACCAGGAGCTGCGGGAGCTCCTGGCCACCCACCCCGAACTGGCCGGTCGGGAGACCGTCGAGCTGCCGTACCGCACGATGGTCCTGCGGGCCCGGCGGCGCTGA
- a CDS encoding type III pantothenate kinase, with product MLLCIDIGNTNTVLATFDGDKLVHSWRIKTDARSTADELGLMFRGLLAGDNVEITGVAACSTVPAALRSLRTMLGRYYADLPSVVVEPGVRTGVQLAIDNPKEVGADRVVNTLAAYTLYGGPSIVVDFGTTTNFDVISGRGEFLGGAFAPGIEISFDALAARAAQLRKVEATKPRSVIGKNTVECLQAGLYFGFAGQVDRIVERMTEELGEVRAVIATGGLASLVINECHTITHHEPMITLIGLRMVYERNL from the coding sequence GTGCTGCTCTGCATCGACATCGGAAACACCAACACCGTGCTGGCGACCTTCGACGGCGACAAGCTGGTGCACTCCTGGCGGATCAAGACCGATGCCCGCTCGACGGCGGACGAGCTGGGCCTGATGTTCCGGGGCCTGCTCGCCGGGGACAACGTCGAGATCACCGGCGTGGCCGCCTGCTCCACGGTGCCGGCCGCGCTGCGGTCGCTGCGCACCATGCTCGGCCGTTACTACGCCGACCTGCCGAGTGTCGTCGTCGAGCCCGGGGTGCGGACCGGGGTGCAGTTGGCGATCGACAACCCGAAGGAGGTGGGCGCCGACCGGGTGGTGAACACCCTGGCCGCGTACACCCTCTACGGCGGGCCGTCGATCGTGGTGGACTTCGGCACCACCACCAACTTCGACGTGATCAGCGGTCGGGGCGAGTTCCTCGGCGGCGCGTTCGCCCCGGGCATCGAGATCTCCTTCGACGCGCTTGCCGCCCGGGCCGCGCAGCTGCGCAAGGTCGAGGCCACCAAGCCTCGCTCGGTGATCGGCAAGAACACCGTGGAGTGCCTTCAGGCCGGCCTGTACTTCGGCTTCGCCGGTCAGGTGGACCGGATCGTCGAGCGGATGACCGAGGAGTTGGGCGAGGTGCGGGCGGTGATCGCCACCGGCGGCCTGGCCTCCCTGGTGATCAACGAGTGTCACACCATCACCCACCACGAGCCGATGATCACGCTGATCGGCCTGCGGATGGTCTACGAGCGCAACCTCTGA